A single window of Oreochromis aureus strain Israel breed Guangdong linkage group 7, ZZ_aureus, whole genome shotgun sequence DNA harbors:
- the LOC120441085 gene encoding uncharacterized protein LOC120441085 gives MSIKRKVFKTEHFQKQEKKYSEHCCVPLCSASAKFNGILSFHGFPTHSDLRRQWLVNIRRDHFTITSHTRVCSRHFASDQLIEPTTLDGRRRLIKGAVPTLFEWNGYKVEPPQRSVWERTERRPELVPPDDQEEHSLTRDHDYCSVPEPSALDISASAAKDLSKDVETLRKEIQELRVQREFGLQRFAGSDTDIRFYTRFPSYDHLMAFWFLIEPCIYKMIRVSRAKSAANRNEEVLTPAHTSMRQLLQPIDEFFLFLVFLSVGLKRGTWHTDLTYTSPQ, from the exons ATGAGTATAAAAAGGAAAgtatttaaaacagaacattttcaaaaacaggagaagaaaTACTCCGAGCATTGCTGTGTCCCACTTTGTTCGGCTTCAGCCAAATTTAACGGCATACTAAGTTTTCATGGCTTTCCGACCCATTCCGACTTGAGAAGACAATGGCTGGTAAACATACGCCGGGATCATTTCACGATTACCTCTCACACCAGGGTCTGCAGCAGACACTTTGCCAGTGATCAACTCATAGAGCCAACAACCCTTGATGGTCGAAGGCGGCTTATTAAAGGTGCTGTACCAACACTTTTTGAGTGGAATGGCTATAAAGTTGAACCACCGCAGCGTAGTGTTTGGGAGAGAACGGAGCGACGCCCTGAACTAGTTCCTCCTGACGATCAAGAAGAGCACAGTCTTACTAGAGATCATGACTACTGCTCAGTCCCTGAGCCGTCTGCATTGGACATATCTGCATCAGCTGCAAAAGACCTGTCCAAAGATGTGGAGACTCTGAGGAAGGAAATACAGGAGTTACGTGTCCAGCGAGAATTTGGGTTACAGCGTTTTGCTGGCTCTGACACTGACATCCGATTCTACACCAG ATTTCCAAGCTATGATCATTTGATGGCATTTTGGTTTTTGATTGAGCCTTGCATCTACAAAATGATCCGGGTTTCAAGAGCCAAGTCAGCTGCCAATAGGAACGAAGAAGTGTTGACACCTGCACACACATCAATG AGGCAGCTGCTACAGCCAATTGACGAGTTCTTTCTTTTCCTGGTTTTCCTGTCAGTTGGTTTGAAGAGAGGGACCTGGCACACCGATTTAACATACACCAGTCCACAGTGA